The DNA region GATCATTGGGTCCGATGAAACCTTCCTCTACTGCTTCATCGATGAAAGATAGCAAAGAGTTGTAGTACCCGTCTACGTTCAATAAGCCCACCTGCAGTCAGATGTTCCAATTAACTTGATTCGATGATTAACCAATAACAGCTGCCATAGATGAGGATCGTTACCGGCTTAGCATGAATGCCGAGCTGAGCCCAGGTGATCACCTCGAGAAGTTCTTCGAGAGTCCCGTAGCCACCTTCACATAAAGATAAAAACCTAGAACGTTAACGCGTGCTTCGATGGTGTTGGAGTGGCAGGTTCGAAGGGAAGATCAGGCAGTGTCGGGCCACGGCACAGTGCCCTCCGCTTTCCCTACTTGGACagataatttcataaaattgtATTGTCAAGTTAGCGTGCATTTGGCAATTTGCCGGTAAAGTGATTACTGGTAATGTACATTTCCACCCATGGTGGAAATCTACATTACCACTCTCGTGAGAATTTGGTGGACCctggaaaataatttatatttctgAAAATGTGGATAGATTATCACGTATCAAACGcacttttattaaaaatcatAGGTttcgcccaaaaaaaaattcaggggCATTGGGCCTCCAAGCTGTAATGCAATGTGATAGCAGGCCCAAGAGGCCCAAATCTAACGATGCATTAGCCCATTAAAGGAGTCTCCCCTTCTGTAGTTTGGGCTAGAGGAAGCGCACAAGTCAACATATAGGGTGTATGCTCAATGAGGTCGCCTGCACCCTCATCGCGGTGGGTGGTGGCGGCTGGTGAGGCGACTACCTGGCAAGAGCCTCAAATGTTAAGTTtatatctctctctttctctctctctctctatatatttcTTGAATTTATTAGTCTTTTGATGGGGTGGCAGCAAGAAGatccaaaaaattatttactgaGATAGAAATAGGAGTTTGtaattttacaataaaaaaaataggttgGAGTAGAGATGTGAAggcaaaaaagaaagggtCAAAGTGATAATTTTATGTCATTTACTAATATATGTTATAAGAGGGAAAAAGTTCGCAccaagaaaaagcaaaagaaatgcTAGCATTTCAAGATTGAGTTCATCATGATTAAAATACAAACCGGGTAAAGCGATGAAGGCATCGGCTTGTTTAGCCATCTCTGCTTTCCTCTGGTGCATGCTCGTGACCGGCTTCACTTCTCCGACCGGCTCTCCGGTTAACTGCCCACAAGAAATTATGATCGAATCAATTACAATCACGACTCACCACGAACACGTCAAGAAGAAGTCATACGTAATTTATCATGTCTTAAAAGTTAAATCTTTGTAGTCTATCATAGGAAGTAAGGATCCTTATGGAAGGACCACGAAATATGTCCTCCTCACACGGCCTCTCAATTGCGTGTGTGGTGAAACTGCCGATCACTATATTGGTTGAAATTAACTCTATTTGGTCGTCAATTTGGCATGACTACaacatattttcaataaaattcgaACAGCTGTATTGCAGATAAAGACCATTAACCGAGAGTTCAATTTACCACTGAATTATATCGCTATGGTTTCTAATTAATGTGTCTTGTGGTGTTGAAGGAATCTCGTAGCCCTTAAAAGTGGAATGGTTCATTTCCCGGTCCCCATTGAGTGCCGTCTTAGTAATGTCTCCAAATGACAATGATAAAGATAACAAAGATGAGGTGGAAAGGAATTCATGAAAGTCATGCTCTGTATTGACCCTATGGATGATGACAACTCTTACCCAATTTTGTCCCTCGGCATTATCCGTCAgcatgcacatatatattctgATACCGCTTGCAATAACACGATTTAAATCACGAAAGAGATAAGAATTTAATCACGAAACGCGTAGTAAGAGCCTTGTTTTCAGCCTTTAGGTCAGAGAAAGGACTTAATGCGTGACCTTAACAAGTTATGTTCTTTTACGTTTTGATGGGACATATTCACGAGATGATCGAGTAGATTGGGTACTTATTGATATATTGCAAGCACGCATTATGTGATGATAAGGTTTGAGAAGTACCTCGCGGGGCATAAGACTCTTTGGGATGATCCTGCGGGAGACAAATATTGCGGAAAAATCAGCACTTTTTATTCGGATCGAACCGTGATTCTCTAGTGTTTTATTGAAGAATATTCAGAGTATTTAACTTAATGATTAGCGGAAAAGAAACGATGTGGAAAAGATGTAATGAAGGCTAACCCAAGGACATGTCGACCCCCGTCATGAACGGCTCGAGAGACCAAACCCATAAGACCGATGCTTCCTCCTCCGTACACGAGGTCGATGTTCCTCGCAACCTTAAAAAACAGTTGGAAAATCAGTGAACAGATAAGAAATTCTACCGCCCTCTTTCAAAAACCAGTTTTGCTCTACCGTATGACTTATATTAACCTTTAATATCGTAAGTTATAATAAAACAAATTGTTCTGACAGTTGAAAACGGCAGTGACCAAGATCTCATAAAGCAATACTTTTTCCTTCTCTAGCTGCATGAATTCAGAGAAAATAGAACGGCAATGGAATGAAATGGCATCATCTCAAAGAAGAAGAGCGAGAGAGTGTAAGGAATGTTACGAGTTCTTTCCCGAGCTCGACCGCGGCGTCCTTGTAGCTGCTCTTCTTCCCGGGGCTGCTCCCGCAGAACACGCACAACCTCTTGAATTTCGATTCCTTCGATTCCGTCATTTTTACTCTCTACCTCTCTGCGTGTTTCCGAGTACTCTCAAATCCTCGGCTttgatgtatatataatatagaggGAGCCGTACACTATGTGGATATGTATCCCCACCCATGCAATTTGTTTTCGTCTTTTGCTCTCttcccttttcattttttttcctttattggaaaaatcaaattcaatGCTGAGAGGAATTAATACATATGCAATCTCATTAAAAATCCAAATCTAGTAAGTATGGCCATTAAATGGCAACATATTGAATACGAATTCaataagaattatttttaaaaaattcaaccaCCCCAGCTCCCCTTTGGTGGACCCAATTTTCCTTGTAGGAGCAATGTTTCTCTGCAGATTTTCTGGTGGTCGCCTGTAAAACCATCAGCATGAAATATTGACTGTACAACCCTGAATTAAAAAGGTCGTAAAAATTCACCAAAATATGCTTTTAATATTTGTAGGTTGTTTTCCAAACTACACTTTTGCGGCCTGCTTTCCGACTCGGTCCCCGTCAAGGTCCGCGCCATGGCCCTATACTCATTGAGGTCATCGAGTAGAAGTCGTCCAAacacaaaatataaaatattcttgATTGCATTAATTACCAAATACgtgaaatgattttttttttccaaattcatTTTTTGTGAACCTTTTTCTCTATTGAATTTGTGAACCTTTTTCTCTATTGAAAATGTAAAACAAATGGAATTTTCAATCATGAATTGACAAGATAATTATTTCTTCCTTTGAACAGGGTGGAAgaattttttcggttacaacgGAGGCTCATGAGAccagtacaataaaatagaaatcttattccttgtttggttttagaacataattttaactctattccatttaactcaacttatcttcaattcaacaacataattattattttttcatttttcttcaattttttaatcattcaattcaatttttaatactaaattttttcaactatcaatttttttccataattgaacacaattattactttctctcaattattcatttctttttctcataattcaacaacacaatcattacaacccaattatatatatatatatatatatatatatataaagttgagtAAAATTGAGctttaactcaactctaaaactaaactggctataataactaataaaagggGGACAAAATTAACAATTGGTCCCTAAAAGATTTCTCTCTCTACAACTTCGTCCCTAAAAATTTTCTCTGCATAATTTAGTCCCTCCGTTTCAAACGTTAGTCTATTAGCCCTTCCGTCCATGTTTCAGCCAGTCCCTGACGGAAAAAAATGATGTGGGCTGTTATGAACCTAAAAATGACGTCggttataattttaaaaacaaattaaaaaaattaaaataaaaaatggtaaattacattggtggtccaaaaagttttaataatgtatcaggttggtccaaaaagttttttttgctacttgataatacaaaatgtttcaaaattataatatgatagtacaaaccgttatctcgtcattgacgccgtcaTCTCGCCAATGACATGGGTGgacctttaagttaattaaagaaatattttgtaccattatattatatctgtaaaatattttggaccattaagtgacaacttcaaaagagtttgaacCATCATATAACGTTCCACCAACTCCTAAAAACATATCAGAGCCACATGTCGGTCacgtttcggccacgtcagcttcGCTTGATGGCGTCAATggtgagataacggtttgtattatcatgttacaactttgaaacattttgtaccatcaagtagaaaaaaaaactttttggaccaacctgatacattattaCAACCTTTTAGACCACcggtgtaatttaccctaaaaaaagtaaaaaaggaaaagaaaggttCTGTGGGACTGAAAGGCGAAGGAGCAGAGGGAAGAAAAAGGAGGGAGGAAGGGGCTGACTTGCTTAGCTTAAAGAGGGGAGAGAGGAGGGCCGGGGAGTCAGGCTGTTGGGTCGATATGTGGGTGAGGTCGTTGTCGGAGATCCAACCCCGGGCGAGGTCACCGGAGGGCTCCGCCGATGGGAAGGAGAAGATGAAAGGAACCCTAATCGTAAtgggaaggagaagaggaagggaAGAAGGAGGCAAGAAGCAGGAAGGTCGTCGTTTGGTCGAAGACTCGTCGTTGAACTCAAGGCAGATTAGAAGTAGGCAGCTCATGTGGGTGAGGTCGTCGAAGCTTCTCGTCGTCGAGCTCAAGGTAGATCGGAGGCAGGCAACAAATATGTGTGAGGTCGTTATCGAAGGTAGGGGGCAGCTGGTGGGGCTCGATCTTTAGGTGAGGCCGTTGTCGGAGCTT from Punica granatum isolate Tunisia-2019 chromosome 3, ASM765513v2, whole genome shotgun sequence includes:
- the LOC116199087 gene encoding cytokinin riboside 5'-monophosphate phosphoribohydrolase LOG3 translates to MTESKESKFKRLCVFCGSSPGKKSSYKDAAVELGKELVARNIDLVYGGGSIGLMGLVSRAVHDGGRHVLGIIPKSLMPRELTGEPVGEVKPVTSMHQRKAEMAKQADAFIALPGGYGTLEELLEVITWAQLGIHAKPVGLLNVDGYYNSLLSFIDEAVEEGFIGPNDRSIIVAAPSAKELVNKMEEYSRCDEVEGVALKLSWEIDGPSHLAGK